Proteins from a single region of Choloepus didactylus isolate mChoDid1 chromosome 10, mChoDid1.pri, whole genome shotgun sequence:
- the LOC119545103 gene encoding biogenesis of lysosome-related organelles complex 1 subunit 6-like: protein MNVPGLLLPEGVLTGPPEGLGAREMMLGLNDTSPDKGLIEDLSVEDKAMVQLVEGLLSHYLPDLQRPKQALQQLTQNKVVLLDTLEQEISKFKECHSMLDLNTLFTEAKHYHTNLVNVRKEMLMLRENTRKLKKKRAFKLHQKRQKEQLEREQPRENKIEREKQLTAKPAERT, encoded by the coding sequence ATGAATGTCCCTGGGTTGCTGCTCCCAGAAGGGGTCCTGACAGGGCCCCCTGAAGGCCTGGGGGCCAGGGAGATGATGCTGGGTTTAAATGATACCTCTCCAGATAAAGGGTTAATAGAAGACTTGAGTGTAGAAGACAAAGCCATGGTGCAACTGGTGGAAGGATTGCTTTCTCACTATTTGCCAGATCTGCAGAGACCAAAACAAGCCCTCCAGCAACTCACACAAAACAAAGTTGTATTATTAGACACACTGGAACAAgagatttcaaaatttaaagaatGTCATTCTATGTTGGATCTTAATACTTTGTTCACTGAAGCTAAACACTATCATACCAACTTGGTCAATGTAAGAAAAGAGATGCTGATGCTTCGTGAAAACACacgaaaattaaaaaaaaaaagagcatttaaaCTGCATCAGAAGAGGCAGAAAGAGCAGTTGGAAAGGGAGCAGCCAcgagaaaacaaaattgaaagagaaaagcagctaACTGCCAAACCAGCTGAAAGGACATGA